GAAAGGACTTAAACGATATATGATACAATGGGATAAAACTTTGCTCACCCTAAAAAAAGAACCTTCTTACTGTGACAGTGCACCATCATGAAGCCACAGAATGAATGACAATGACAATTTGGCCCAATTTGGCAGCTTAAAGGTTTAGgagcacaaaaaacaaagtcagTGTCACTCCTCTATATGGTCCCTGCTGCATATTTAGATCTAATAATAAGGTATCTATATAAAACATATATTGTgtaatacatttacattttcaaagTACACATGTGTACTTTTGGGTACAAAGTTAATTTACACCCCTGGAGCTGACACCATTTAAAATTCTCAGTGCATAGGACAAGTCACACTACAGTAATGGCTGTTTAGTGTTACGACCACTATCGAGCTCGTTCTTCAAACCCTACCATACCCACAACATGCAATCTCTGCAGTGAAGCCCCCAACAGACAGTAACAGTGACACAGTGCCATCTACTGCTGCCTGCTTACAGCTGCTTACACATACTCAATGCAGTATAGAATGTGAATACTGTGgtgtaaaaagtgtttttgcCCTTCCTGATTTGCTATTTTTTGTATgcttgtcacacttaaatgtttcagatcatcaaacaaatctaaatattagaaaaacataacaagtaaacacaaagtgcAGTGATTTctccctaaacctaataactggtgcAGCAACAACTTTATCAACAACTCCCTTAACAGCAACAACTGCAATCGAGCGTTTGTGGTAACTGGCAATGAGTGTCTTACGGCGCTGTGGAGGGGTTTtggcccactcatctttgcagaatttTTGTAATTCAGTCACATTGGAGGAGTCCtgaggcagcaaaacagccccagactatcccactaccaccaccatattttactgcTGGTATGATGTTCCTTTTCTGAAATGATGTGTCAGTCTGATGTCAGATGTCATGGGATGCACACCTTCCAAAATGTTTACCCTTTGTgtcatcagtccacagaatattttcccaaaagtcctcaggatcatcaagatgttttctggCTAAGGTGAGATAAGCCTTTGTGTTCTCTTTGGTCagtggtatttttttctttgaacactcccatggatgccatttttgcacAGTCTCTTTCTTACTGTTGAACAATGAACACTGACCTgagcctgcagttctttaatgTTATTCTGAGTTCTTTTGTGTTGTCGATgtgctcttggagtaattttggtaggctGGCCACTCCTAGGAAGCTTCACCACTGTTTCATGTTTTCGCCATTTGTGTATAATGGCTGTCACTGTTgttcactggagtcccaaagccttagaagtggctttgtaaccctttcctGATAtatgtcagtgactttgtgtcTCAGGTGTTTCTTTAGATCGTagcatgatgtgttgctttttgagatccTTTAGCCTGCTTCATTTTGTCAAACAGGTTCCATTTAGTTGATTTCTTAATTCAACAGGTCTGCCATTAATCAGGCCTGAGTCTGTTTAGTGAAACTGAACTCAgctttcaaaatcacagctaaGTCATCATTTAAATAGTTtaaattactttttccacacatGACCAGATAGGTTTGGATAACCTTTCTCCATTAATCAATTAAATCACcatttaaaaactacattttgtaTGTACTTAGgttgtctttgtctaatattaaaatgtgtttgatcatctgaaacatgtaagtgtgacaaatatgcaaaacactaagaaatcaggaagggggcaaacactttttcacaccactgtatgtAGTGAGATATGTACATGAGTGACGGTTTAAGTAAATATTAAGTGAGAAATGCTTAGTGACAAATGTCAATGTATACAGAAATACTCAAATGTGTACTGAGATTGCACCAAGATTCCACTTATAAGTTTCAGCAACCTTGTCCAGACACACGTGACTTTTCTTCAGGCCCAGAACCTCAGCCAGGTAGCGAATAAGCTCAGCATTGGCCTCTCCATCTGTAGGTGGTGCTGAGATGGCAACACTTactgcctctgtagaaacttcTGAAAGCATGGCAGAAGAGATAGCAGTGTGATTtgtgtttcactttgttcataTCAACAATTCTGTTATACAAACACCTGtgatgctgctgtgtttggagcCGGGCTTTGCATGAACTCTTATGGTTACAGCACCACTTTTGTCTTTGGTTACTGGACCACAGGCTTCTGCTACggccgctcctccacaacctgcCAGCTGTTCTTTCACCTGGTTTAACAGCACAAAAGAGCTTAAGTCAAACATTACTGGCTCTTTACATTCATTTTCTACCTTTAAGTCATCTTACAGTAAAACAATTGGGAATCTAGAAATAGCTTACACCATAAGTAACACACTTGACAAAATCTTCAACCTTCCTTTTTGATTTTTCCTGCAGATCATATGAGCTTTCTAAGCTTATAGGGGAGTTTGTTCACAAGTGTTTTTATAGTAGTGACATTATCCAAGTCTCTCATGCAGCTGATACCAGACATTGCATTTAAATATCCTGTTAGGAACATTACAAAAGACTATAACACACCACCATCTTCTAGCTTCATTATTTGccagtcttgatgcatgctgaATCATCCAGGTACAGAAATCCAAAAAagtggattctgttcatctggacgtagcgttttcagtgggagaaacatttcataactcatccaagtgacttcttcagtctgagctgactgcaggtttccccatcAATCTTGTAACAGATTTCAAGTTTTACACTTTTACTACTGTTTACGTTCACTGCTGCCACATTGGATCAGTAACACGGGGTTGGTGGAGCTGCTCCTTCTTTCAGAGTTGGTAATTCTAGCTGTTGGGACTGGAAACTCAGAAATTCCATTCTAATCTGGAGTAAGTGGAGTAAGTGTGCTATCACCACACAGCTGTGGAGAAGTGTTTCTATGGCGACTAAAGACAGTAAAATGAAGAGGAGTGAAAACCCCTGCTGTCTGCATCAGGTAGAGAAACAGAAAGGATAGAAGACTAGAAATTCAATCTCAGAGAAAAGCTTACCACGTGAAAACTAGAAGTTGTATAAGAAGTATTCTgtgggagcagcagcagcaacttcCCAAGtacaaaatacacatttttcactTCTCCAGTGTGTATTATAAGGACACAGTTCCAATATACATGTTCAACAGACAGACAATAGACAgcatgttcttcttcttttcatccTAAATATGGGAGCTGTTCTACCTTTTTGGGTATTTGTCTGTTCATGAattagtaaaaacaaaaaacaaaacctactTTTGTAAGGGTTGAATACTACGACTAATACTActaatactactaataatactaataataatactaataataataagaagaagataTTGTGACTTAATGCTGTTGCACTGGCACACTTAATAACAAAGGTCGCAACAAACGAAGAAGCCCTGCACTCAATCTTTAAACTCCTTAAAATTCAAATCAAACTGTTTGGACCTTTAGCATAAACAATGTCCATCAAAAAGATGGTTGAAAGAAGTACTTACTTTACTTTAATTGACTCATATCAATGAGaaaatgaagttaaaaaaaaaaatctatatacacaaaagtggaataaccgCTCTTACCTTTTTGGGCATTTGTCTGTTTCTGGAGTAGTGCCTTCTGTGCAGGGCGACACCGGGCAGAGGGGCTCTGTACCGGCAGCTGAGCACCAGCACAAGGTTGGGTAACGTTACAGCCTTTAAAGTGACAGATCTAGCCTGCTGCAGAGACGGTATAAATTTAACACGGTAAAGACAAGCTACGGCAAGACCTGAACAGGAAAACATCTACCGGCTACCTgttagcttgctagcttttTGATGAATTTccggttttcaaaataaattctTCCGCTTATCACAATCTTAAATGAGTTGTTATAAATGATAATAaatatatagatttttttataCTTACATTTTCTGCTACTTATCAAAGAAATGCATAATGGGGCTAGTTGGCTTACAAATGTAAGCATTTAATTCATACCAGAGCCAGAgaacacatttatttaatagACTTGCATATtttagcaaaaataaataatattttaaaaaagtacgGGGTGGTGCGACACATACGTCCTGTCTTGCTCTTCCTTCCTGCAGCACAATCTGTGCTCGTGTGTAATGGAGGAACAGGAGTGACAAAATGATTTAATTAAATAcgccattaaataattaaatgtttcattaattaattaacattTGAATttgttaattaaataaatagttcaaTAATGAATTAAATGCCCATTCATTTCATCTAAATGCAAATTCActtcattaaataaaatatatttatttatttctaatgtTATCTAAttaatgacacatttaattaattatttatttatttgctagtTGCCAGGGAATCAAAACCTTTATCCTTAGAGATTTTGGGGGGGCTCCCATTAAAtgtagtttctttctttctttccttttttttttaaccacacatGGCTGAGTGCTGAACAGGGGTGAGTGCTTGATGAGATTGGGAAGAAACAGGAAGAACCCCCCAGTAGAACCAGAGTCAGGGAGGGGCAGTGGGGGTtgagggtgaggggaggaacaCTATCTGAACACTGTTACAGAGGCTATAAGAGATAGCTTATCAAGCATTATTGTATcctaattgccccttggggataaataaagtctctctgattctgattctgactctGATCCAAGTTATCAACTCCATTCTTAGTGCCTCACAGTCTGTCTTTTTTAAAGCTTGATGTTTGATATTTGCACTTTATTGATCAGGCTGCCGCCACAATGGCTCTCATATAGGCTCCTGATTCTGACCCAACTGTCTCTGTCTCTTGGTCtgttatttttaaccagtt
The Maylandia zebra isolate NMK-2024a linkage group LG7, Mzebra_GT3a, whole genome shotgun sequence DNA segment above includes these coding regions:
- the lg7h15orf40 gene encoding UPF0235 protein C15orf40 homolog, whose product is MFSCSGLAVACLYRVKFIPSLQQARSVTLKAVTLPNLVLVLSCRYRAPLPGVALHRRHYSRNRQMPKKVKEQLAGCGGAAVAEACGPVTKDKSGAVTIRVHAKPGSKHSSITEVSTEAVSVAISAPPTDGEANAELIRYLAEVLGLKKSHVCLDKGSRSRDKVIKVDSSLSPEEVLRKLRQAVG